In Fusarium falciforme chromosome 9, complete sequence, the sequence TGCGACTACTTCTGCACCCAGTCTCGTCTCTGAGCTTTCGCACCCCAAGGATCGCGTCACTGTAACGGCCATCTGCAATACTTGGTAGAACTCACTCAATTTGTGGAAGTAACATTGCTAACCCCTACAGTTGGTTCCTCGGCAGCATCGCAGCAGCTTGGATCACATTTGGCACGCGTCGAATCCCCAGCACCTGGTCTTGGAGACTTCCTTCACTCCTCCAGATGGCACCTAGCTTGATCCAGCTGTCCACCATCTGGTTCCTGCCTGAATCCCCTCGATGGCTCATGTCCAGGGACCGCGATGACGAGGCCCTCGCCGCCCTGAAGCAATACCATGGAGACGGTAACGAAACCGAGCTTGTCCGATGTGAATACGAAGAGATCCGCGCTGCAATTGACAACGAGAAGCGTGAGTTGTCCAAGCACCGTGGATAGCTGTCTACTAACACTGTCCTAGTCTCCGGTGCAACAACCTGGAAGTCCATGGTCAGCACCAGCGGCAACCGATACCGCatgttcctcgtcctctgcaTGGGCTTCATGAGCCAATGGTCAGGCAACGGCCTCATCGCCTACTGTAAGTGCCGCGTATCTCGCCTCAAACACCGTCTAATGGCATCAGACCTCTCCCGCGTCATGGATACGGTCGGCATCACAAACAAAAACATTCAGGCTCTCGTCAACGGCCTCATCAACGTCTGGAACTTTGCCCTCGCTCTTACAACTGCCTTCTTCGTCGAGCGTGTCGGCCGCCGCCCCCTCTTCCGAGCGTCAACCCTCGGCATGCTCACAGTCTTTACGGCCTGGACGATCGCATCCGCCGAGTTTGACAAGACGGGCGCAAAAGCGGCGGGCATAGCAGTAATGGCTCTCATCTTTGTCTTCCAGATGTTCTACTGCATTGCCTTTTCGCCGCTGCCGGTCGCCTACTCAGTTGAGGTTCTGCCGTATTCGATCCGCGCCAAGGGGATGGCTACATATGTGTTTTCTACAAAGTGCGCTGTCTTTGTGAACCAATACGTCAACGTGAGTCTCATCGTCTTGCATCTTTAATTGTTGGGTTGAGTTGACTTTTGTAGCCGATTGGCCTTGACGACATTGGCTGGAAGTACTACCTTGTCTATgttgccatcctcgccgtGGAGAGTTTCATCGCCTATGGGTGGTTCCTCGAGACAAAGGGCAAGGCTCTTGAGGAAATTGCCGTTATCTTTGATGGTGAGGTTGCGGATGTTCGGGTAACTGACCTAAAGAATGATGGTGTCGTGGAGCAGGATGAGAATGTCGAGCGCAAGGTCTAGTGGTAATGCAGGTGATGCAGCCTCATGCAAGAAATCGAGAGATATGATAGTATGGACTCAAGCAATTCTATAGTTGAGGTTTGTGAGCAGAGATAGTGAAGCCGTCTTTGTATGTGTCTGAGGTTATTGATGTCCCATGAATGTTGCTCAACATCATCGTAGCATCGCCAGCAAGTCAATAGCAGTTACCTCGGTCCCAACAGTGCAACTTGGAATGCATCCTTCTCAGCGGGGATCTTCCCACTATCGAGCAGCCATCCTCTCCCTGCACGCTGCATCCAACTTTTCCAGCACCTCCAAATGCCAGCCAAACTCCCCAACGCTAACCCCAAACTTTCTGAGATTCCTCTTCCCCACCAGAATCGTCTCCTCGATATCCCCCGGCAAAATCTCCCTCAACACATCGCAAAACGTCGCAATTCGTAATATCATAACCATCGTAAAGGTACTAACACAACCATCAGAACAACAACTACTTCATCAAGGGGAGAGTCAACTTACACCATGCCGCTTGCAAATAGACACGTTATCCTATTAACAGGATTCGCATCAAACACGCCGATAAAGCCCTTGCACCCCTCAAGGCACATCCTGCACCTCTCCAGTATGGCCTCCTTGCACGGGTGCGTGTGGAAGTGACCCACATTGAGCAGGACGTATTCGATAAACGGCCTGTGGACAATGTACTGCCCGGCGTAGTACCGCCCCTGAAGCCGGACAATATTCCACGCGTGGTTTCCCAGGCGCCTCGACGTCCCCGGGGATGCCTCCTCCcccggctgctgctgctcctccgcCCGACTAAGCAGAACGTCTGGGAGGTTGCGGTATATGGTGCTGTGGTAAGACCAGAGGTCGTCGGTCGTGCGAAGGAGCCAGTTGGCGTAGTTTGTCCGCGTCATGCGGAAGTGGTCCTTGCTGTCATAGACGACGCTGTTGACGTGGTTGAGGAACCGCCGGATGGCGGCGTTAGTGCTGATCTGAAAGGCGACCAGCTCCTCCGCGGGATCTAGCGACGCGGGCTCCGGTCTGGGGGTAGTAGTCTCGGCAGATTTACCACGTGGAGCGCCTTGGATGGGGTACGGGACGAGGTCCTCGTAGCGGGCAATGCCTGAGGGCAGAGTGATGGATATTTCGGAGACAAAGTCACCCTCGAAGATGAAGGCTACCCAGTACAGCCGACGGAATGCTTCGGAAAAGACGTCGTTTTCATTTGGACCGATAAGAGTCCTAGCGGGGTGAGTAACATCATCAAGATGACCAGGTTCGAGCGTACCTCTTCGCCAAAGCCTCACATTT encodes:
- a CDS encoding MFS domain-containing protein, whose protein sequence is MNALRQRLPAPRQDQAARKARNQGGDAPAKDSYEPSRMAQLAGDAPPWYHSAARRRLYFLLFPAAVVSYATSGYDGSMMNSLQTVSYWDDFFDNPRGAQLGLMSSIMSLGSICSTPIAPYVADRFGRRWGITVGSIIMIIGAVLQCESVNFAMFVVSRFILGFGLSFATTSAPSLVSELSHPKDRVTVTAICNTCWFLGSIAAAWITFGTRRIPSTWSWRLPSLLQMAPSLIQLSTIWFLPESPRWLMSRDRDDEALAALKQYHGDGNETELVRCEYEEIRAAIDNEKLSGATTWKSMVSTSGNRYRMFLVLCMGFMSQWSGNGLIAYYLSRVMDTVGITNKNIQALVNGLINVWNFALALTTAFFVERVGRRPLFRASTLGMLTVFTAWTIASAEFDKTGAKAAGIAVMALIFVFQMFYCIAFSPLPVAYSVEVLPYSIRAKGMATYVFSTKCAVFVNQYVNPIGLDDIGWKYYLVYVAILAVESFIAYGWFLETKGKALEEIAVIFDGEVADVRVTDLKNDGVVEQDENVERKV